A single Primulina eburnea isolate SZY01 chromosome 11, ASM2296580v1, whole genome shotgun sequence DNA region contains:
- the LOC140805529 gene encoding uncharacterized protein — protein sequence MAAANLLALERSNIFWTSCSAHTINIMLEGISKLQMFNGVIKKAKCFCIFIYAHHKTLALIRKFTKREIVWPDVTRIATSFLTLQSLLDKKQELRNMMTSNEWDNTKCSRSKKGKEAFDDIVPNYFWNSIDLCLRVFTPLVKVLRLADREENLPRVLCMESY from the coding sequence ATGGCTGCCGCGAATCTGTTAGCATTAGAAAGATCCAACATATTTTGGACATCATGCTCAGCTCACACCATAAATATTATGCTTGAAGGAATTTCTAAACTTCAAATGTTCAATGGAGTGATCAAGAAGGCAAAATGTTTTTGTATTTTCATTTATGCTCATCACAAGACCTTGGCATTGATAAGAAAGTTTACAAAAAGAGAGATAGTTTGGCCGGATGTAACTAGAATTGCGACCTCTTTCTTAACACTGCAAAGTTTGCTTGATAAGAAACAAGAGTTGAGAAATATGATGACTAGCAATGAATGGGATAACACTAAATGTTCTAGGAGCAAAAAAGGAAAAGAGGCATTTGATGATATTGTTCCCAATTATTTTTGGAACTCGATAGATTTGTGCTTGCGAGTATTCACTCCATTGGTAAAAGTTCTTAGACTTGCTGATAGAGAGGAAAACCTTCCACGGGTTTTGTGTATGGAGAGTTATTGA
- the LOC140805114 gene encoding ABC transporter I family member 6, chloroplastic-like, protein MAALCTPALTFRNSAVDVHCRGFIRTPRTLRLRATVSVETPSSSTSGGAGAPKLLLEVRDLSAVIVESKQPILKGINLTVHEGEVHAVMGKNGSGKSTFAKVLVGHPDYEITGGSVTYKGRDLLEMEPEERAVAGLFMSFQSPVEIPGVSNIDFLNMAYNARRRKLGLPELGPIEFYGYVAPKLEIVNMKVDFLNRNVNEGFSGGERKRNEILQLAVLGADMAILDEIDSGLDVDALRDVAKSVNGLLTPNNSILMITHYLRLLEFIKPTYIHIMENGRIVKTGDVTLAETLEREGYKAISAA, encoded by the exons ATGGCTGCTCTCTGTACTCCAGCCTTGACTTTCCGAAACTCCGCCGTCGACGTACACTGCCGGGGTTTTATCCGGACACCTCGCACCCTGAGGCTTCGAGCTACAGTCTCTGTTGAAACTCCgtcctcctccacctccggcGGTGCCGGCGCTCCGAAACTCCTGCTTGAAGTCAGAGATCTCTCCGCCGTAATCGTGGAGTCCAAGCAGCCAATTCTTAAAGGCATTAATCTCACTGTTCACGAAGGCGAg GTTCACGCTGTGATGGGAAAGAATGGATCTGGGAAGAGTACATTTGCAAAG GTCCTTGTTGGTCATCCGGATTATGAAATTACAGGAGGCAGTGTAACATATAAAGGTCGAGATTTGTTGGAGATGGAACCTGAGGAAAGAGCTGTGGCTGGATTGTTTATGAGTTTTCAGTCTCCTGTTGAGATTCCTGGAGTTAGCAATATCGACTTCTTGAACATGGCATACAATGCTCGAAGGAGAAAACTTGGGCTTCCGGAGCTTGGGCCAATTGAG TTTTATGGTTATGTGGCACCTAAGCTTGAGATTGTGAATATGAAAGTAGATTTTTtgaatagaaatgtcaatgaAGGCTTCAGTGGTGGAGAAAGGAAGCGCAATGAGATTTTACAGCTTGCG GTTCTTGGTGCAGACATGGCTATATTGGATGAAATAGATTCTGGTTTAGACGTTGATGCTCTTCGAGATGTAGCAAAATCGGTTAATGGGCTTCTGACTCCCAATAATTCAATTTTGATGATCACCCACTATCTACGTCTTTTGGAATTCATTAAACCAACCTATATTCACATAATG GAAAATGGCAGGATAGTGAAGACTGGGGATGTTACCTTAGCCGAAACTCTGGAGAGAGAAGGATACAAGGCAATTTCTGCTGCCTAG